A genomic segment from Rhodospirillales bacterium encodes:
- a CDS encoding tetratricopeptide repeat protein: MIPRKEPVNALVRDGLAHLRAGRIEEGERAFRAALAQAPLHPEALHYLGLVLHQKGKFRDAADTLALAAGPLSGNADFHANFGLVLKDAGRWTQARAEYRRALAKRPGHPGATFNLGLLLGEAGDPEGAAALFAKLAASDPRSAEARCFLGEALKQQGLIAEARARLREAVELDPGYVLAWLRLADLELGSGDPDAALSAAAKAAEAAPKDLQAAVLAAEAHARKGDATGRDTWLARARVIEPDAARHFFTHGMNNYNQGRAEQARREFRRALMFDPDHASSRWTLARVLPHVYADEAEIAQFRRDYVAGLTAIEDALRLDTPAAARDSFTALSAMTNFFLAYQEQDDRELQIRFGRIAHRVVAARFPEFARPPDSSAPDPARKLRVGFVSAYFRLHFIPRFVAGWMEKIDRGRFEVFGYHLGPENDNVTRLVAGQCDLFRHMPLSGVEGPGPVDARGDWFAAVGHALRADRPDALIFTDIGMDMATFAVAAQRFAPVQATCIGHPVTSGLPTIDYFLSGELIEPPGGKAHYSEKLVCLPNISIRLSDPSLSRGRQPKPRESFGFGADEIIYLCTQSVFKYLPRYDRIYTAVAEAVPNAKLVFIRSNPPERDAPFLSRLARAFAAVGLDHDRHCLVLDRMPTHAFDAMHYVGDVFLDTPGWSGGNTTLGAISADLPVVTLPGEFMRGRVSYGMLRMIGVEDTVAKDVDDYIAIAIRLGREPEFRA, translated from the coding sequence ATGATCCCCCGCAAAGAGCCAGTCAACGCCCTGGTCCGCGACGGCCTCGCCCATCTCCGGGCGGGAAGGATCGAGGAGGGGGAGCGCGCCTTCCGCGCGGCACTCGCCCAGGCGCCGCTCCATCCAGAAGCCCTGCATTACCTCGGTCTCGTCCTCCACCAGAAAGGCAAATTCCGGGACGCGGCGGACACGTTGGCGCTGGCGGCCGGGCCGCTTTCGGGGAACGCCGATTTTCACGCCAATTTCGGCCTTGTCCTCAAGGACGCCGGACGCTGGACCCAGGCCCGCGCGGAATACCGCCGGGCGCTTGCCAAACGCCCCGGCCATCCGGGGGCGACCTTCAACCTGGGGTTGCTGCTGGGGGAGGCCGGCGATCCCGAAGGCGCCGCGGCGCTGTTCGCCAAACTCGCGGCCAGCGATCCCCGCTCGGCCGAGGCGCGCTGTTTTCTCGGCGAGGCGCTGAAACAGCAGGGTCTGATCGCCGAAGCCCGCGCGCGGCTGCGGGAGGCGGTCGAACTCGATCCCGGCTATGTGCTCGCGTGGTTGCGCTTGGCCGACCTGGAGCTCGGCAGCGGCGATCCGGATGCCGCGTTGTCGGCGGCGGCGAAAGCGGCGGAAGCGGCGCCCAAGGACCTCCAGGCCGCCGTATTGGCGGCCGAGGCCCATGCGCGGAAGGGCGACGCCACCGGGCGCGACACATGGCTCGCCCGCGCCCGCGTGATCGAACCCGACGCGGCAAGGCATTTTTTCACCCACGGCATGAACAACTACAACCAGGGGCGCGCCGAACAGGCGCGCCGCGAATTTCGTCGTGCCCTGATGTTCGACCCCGATCACGCGTCGAGCCGCTGGACCCTCGCGCGGGTTTTACCGCATGTTTATGCCGACGAAGCGGAGATCGCGCAATTTCGGCGGGATTATGTCGCGGGTCTCACGGCGATCGAGGATGCGCTCCGCCTCGATACCCCGGCGGCGGCGCGGGATTCGTTCACCGCGCTTTCGGCCATGACCAACTTTTTCCTCGCCTATCAGGAGCAGGACGACCGCGAGTTGCAAATCCGGTTCGGCCGGATCGCGCATCGCGTGGTCGCGGCGCGCTTTCCCGAATTCGCGCGCCCTCCCGATTCGTCGGCGCCCGATCCCGCGCGCAAGCTGCGGGTCGGGTTTGTATCGGCCTATTTCCGGCTGCATTTCATCCCGCGCTTCGTCGCCGGCTGGATGGAAAAGATCGACCGTGGCCGCTTTGAAGTCTTCGGCTATCACCTTGGCCCGGAAAATGACAACGTGACCAGACTGGTCGCCGGGCAATGCGATCTATTTCGCCACATGCCGCTGTCCGGCGTCGAGGGCCCGGGTCCGGTCGACGCGCGCGGAGATTGGTTCGCGGCTGTTGGTCATGCGCTTCGCGCCGATCGTCCCGATGCTTTGATCTTCACCGATATCGGCATGGACATGGCTACGTTCGCCGTTGCCGCGCAGCGCTTCGCGCCCGTTCAGGCGACCTGCATCGGCCATCCGGTAACTTCCGGGCTGCCGACTATCGATTATTTTCTCTCGGGCGAACTGATCGAGCCGCCGGGCGGCAAAGCGCATTATTCGGAGAAGCTCGTCTGCCTGCCCAACATCTCGATCCGGTTGTCCGATCCCAGTCTGTCCAGGGGGCGCCAGCCGAAGCCGCGGGAATCGTTCGGCTTCGGCGCGGACGAAATTATTTATTTATGCACGCAATCGGTCTTCAAGTATCTGCCCCGCTACGACCGCATCTATACTGCGGTCGCCGAGGCCGTGCCGAACGCGAAGCTGGTTTTTATCCGTTCGAACCCGCCGGAGCGGGACGCTCCGTTCCTCTCCCGGCTCGCGCGCGCGTTCGCAGCGGTTGGCCTCGATCACGACCGCCATTGTCTGGTTCTCGACCGAATGCCGACCCACGCCTTCGATGCCATGCACTATGTCGGCGACGTGTTTCTCGACACCCCCGGCTGGTCGGGTGGCAACACCACGCTGGGCGCCATTTCGGCGGACCTGCCGGTGGTGACGCTGCCCGGCGAATTCATGCGCGGGCGGGTGAGTTATGGGATGCTGCGCATGATCGGCGTCGAGGACACCGTCGCCAAGGACGTGGACGACTACATCGCCATCGCCATCCGCCTCGGGCGCGAGCCCGAATTCCGCGCCC
- a CDS encoding porin yields MNMKTILKTSVAAAALMAIAAPVSAQNLSRETGRDKVNLKIYGQVNRAMMWGDDGKNDRVFSIDNGVSTTRFGFVASAPVTADITLGAQLETEIASNRGESVSVGSDTSTSANLDNNQGQTSFSERLAEVTVNHKRFGKLSLGQGSEAADGIAEYNLTGAVNVIGMIAYTAFGQNFRLVNSTTNANVSTTLGGVASYFDAGRDDRVRYDTPAFFNTTLAASFTSGGETGVAIRHDRKYGQFRVAGGIGYTNTSGTSTTVEDEVSGSIAVLHDSGVNAFFSAGSRNHKKATAASVTPNDAEYIGGGVGYIAKIFGVGPTAFAIDYVKSENINRSTTTAGEFEATKWGIGVEQSFADYGASAYLGYSNYDLDLGTGTSTDDVNIVIAGMRVVF; encoded by the coding sequence GTGAACATGAAGACCATCCTCAAGACCTCCGTCGCCGCGGCCGCCCTGATGGCGATCGCCGCGCCGGTGTCGGCCCAGAATCTCAGCCGCGAGACGGGCCGCGACAAGGTCAACCTCAAGATCTACGGCCAGGTCAACCGCGCCATGATGTGGGGCGACGACGGCAAGAACGACCGCGTGTTCTCCATCGATAACGGCGTCAGCACGACCCGCTTCGGCTTCGTCGCCAGCGCGCCGGTCACCGCCGACATCACCCTCGGCGCCCAGCTCGAAACCGAAATCGCGAGCAACCGCGGTGAATCGGTGTCGGTCGGTTCCGACACCAGCACCTCCGCCAACCTGGACAACAACCAGGGCCAGACGTCCTTCAGCGAGCGCCTGGCGGAAGTCACCGTCAACCACAAGCGCTTCGGCAAGCTCAGCCTCGGCCAGGGCAGCGAAGCCGCTGACGGGATCGCCGAATACAACCTGACCGGCGCGGTCAACGTGATCGGCATGATCGCCTACACGGCGTTCGGCCAGAACTTCCGTCTGGTCAACTCGACGACCAACGCCAACGTCTCCACCACCCTCGGCGGCGTGGCCTCCTACTTCGACGCCGGACGCGACGATCGGGTGCGCTACGACACCCCGGCGTTCTTCAACACCACGCTGGCGGCGAGCTTCACCTCGGGCGGCGAGACGGGCGTGGCCATCCGGCATGACCGCAAGTACGGCCAGTTCCGGGTTGCCGGTGGCATCGGCTACACCAACACGTCGGGCACCAGCACCACGGTCGAGGACGAAGTCTCCGGCTCGATCGCCGTCCTGCACGACAGCGGCGTGAACGCCTTCTTCTCGGCCGGCTCCCGCAACCACAAGAAGGCCACGGCGGCCTCCGTCACTCCGAACGACGCCGAGTACATCGGCGGCGGCGTCGGCTACATCGCCAAGATCTTCGGCGTCGGGCCGACCGCGTTCGCGATCGATTACGTCAAGTCGGAAAACATCAACCGCTCGACCACGACCGCGGGCGAGTTTGAGGCCACCAAGTGGGGCATCGGTGTCGAGCAGTCCTTCGCGGACTACGGCGCTTCGGCCTACCTCGGTTACTCCAACTACGACCTCGACCTGGGCACCGGCACGTCGACCGATGACGTGAACATCGTCATCGCCGGCATGCGCGTGGTGTTCTAA
- a CDS encoding DUF559 domain-containing protein, giving the protein MNRDLARRLRRDATEAEKTLWRLLRNRSLGGAKFRRQVPIGRYVVDFACLERRLVIEADGGQHASSGDDAVRTDWLESRCFRVLRFWNRDILENPEGIAAAILESLAEPQPTPPSPSRFRGPLPLPAKAGRGPG; this is encoded by the coding sequence ATGAACCGCGATTTGGCCCGACGCTTGCGCCGCGACGCCACGGAAGCCGAAAAAACCCTGTGGCGGCTCCTGCGCAACCGTTCCCTCGGCGGCGCCAAATTTCGTCGTCAAGTCCCGATCGGGCGCTATGTCGTGGACTTCGCCTGTTTGGAACGGCGGCTGGTTATCGAAGCTGACGGCGGGCAACACGCCTCTTCGGGAGATGACGCCGTCCGGACGGATTGGTTGGAGTCCCGATGCTTCCGGGTGTTGCGCTTCTGGAATCGCGACATCCTCGAAAATCCGGAAGGGATCGCCGCGGCCATTCTGGAGTCGCTGGCCGAACCACAGCCGACACCCCCCTCACCCTCCCGCTTTCGCGGGCCCCTCCCTCTCCCCGCGAAAGCGGGGAGAGGGCCTGGGTGA
- a CDS encoding tetratricopeptide repeat protein produces the protein MSQTRLDGRTAERLFADAVAAHRKGDFALAARRLEKLRAAFPDHVDVLHLLGHVRLGQGRPLDAIGPLRQAVRAAEGANRKDILVSILNVLGSAERRAGEPARAAQTLARAARLAPGDPDIHFNLGNALADSGRLADAAASFRRAAELSPGDAAIRFALGETLARMGENAGAAEAYAVTVALDPRHAKAHAALGALRLDANDYPGARAVLDKAIALDPDLAEAHLNLGLLQVAAGDADSGLAATRRALRLKPSLVAAHSNLVQQMSYSARCSAADILAEARRWNDVHAKPLAARIQPLTNQRDPECRLKVGYVGGDFRAHPVGFFTLALFAHHDADAFETFVYMTHPRMDAVSEKIRSSVAQWRDVAAKGDAELADMIRADGIDILVDMAGHTAKNRLLALAMRPAPVQAVGGGVMGATGVDAVDYFLADRVEIPPGFEKFYSEAVVRLPHDNVCYAPPEHATPVAPLPAKTNGRITFGCFNAAAKVTSETVALWARVLAAVPDSRLLLKSFAYADAGTRARFLRLFAEAGVPESRVTLEGPSPHAELLAAYGRVDIALDPMPYSGGLTTLESLWMGVPVVSLPGETFASRHSASHLTNAGLPELIAATADDYVAIARRLASGLDSLGALRAGLRARLAASPVCDGAAYARGLEAAYREMWRRWCAGERPSAMDIPPS, from the coding sequence ATGAGCCAAACTCGCCTGGACGGCCGAACCGCCGAACGCCTGTTCGCGGATGCGGTCGCGGCCCACCGGAAGGGCGATTTCGCCTTGGCCGCGCGCCGCCTCGAAAAACTGCGCGCCGCGTTTCCCGACCACGTGGACGTGCTGCACCTGCTCGGCCATGTCCGCCTCGGCCAGGGGCGCCCCTTGGACGCGATCGGGCCCTTGCGCCAGGCCGTACGCGCGGCCGAAGGCGCCAACCGCAAGGATATCCTCGTTTCCATCCTCAACGTCCTCGGCAGCGCCGAGCGACGCGCGGGCGAGCCCGCGAGGGCCGCCCAGACCCTGGCGCGCGCCGCGCGACTGGCCCCTGGCGATCCGGATATTCATTTCAACCTCGGCAACGCGCTCGCGGACTCTGGCCGCTTGGCCGACGCGGCGGCGAGCTTTCGCCGCGCCGCCGAGCTTTCGCCCGGCGATGCCGCCATCCGATTCGCCCTCGGCGAAACCCTGGCGCGGATGGGAGAGAACGCCGGCGCCGCCGAAGCTTACGCCGTTACGGTCGCCCTCGACCCCCGCCACGCCAAGGCGCACGCCGCCCTCGGCGCGCTCCGGCTCGACGCCAACGATTACCCGGGAGCGCGGGCCGTGCTGGACAAGGCCATCGCCCTCGATCCCGACCTCGCCGAGGCCCATCTCAATCTCGGGTTGTTGCAAGTCGCCGCGGGAGACGCCGATTCGGGGCTCGCCGCCACGCGCCGCGCGCTCCGGTTGAAACCGTCGCTCGTCGCGGCCCATTCCAATCTCGTCCAGCAGATGTCCTATTCGGCGCGTTGTTCCGCCGCCGACATATTGGCCGAAGCGCGGCGCTGGAACGACGTTCACGCCAAGCCCTTGGCCGCCCGGATACAGCCCCTGACCAACCAACGCGACCCCGAATGCCGCCTTAAGGTGGGCTATGTCGGCGGCGATTTCCGCGCCCATCCGGTCGGTTTTTTTACCCTCGCGCTTTTTGCCCATCACGACGCCGATGCTTTCGAGACGTTCGTCTACATGACCCATCCCCGGATGGACGCGGTGTCGGAAAAAATCCGTTCTTCCGTCGCCCAATGGCGCGATGTCGCGGCCAAGGGCGACGCCGAACTCGCGGACATGATCCGGGCCGACGGCATCGACATCCTAGTCGACATGGCCGGGCATACGGCAAAGAACCGCCTGCTCGCGCTCGCCATGCGCCCGGCGCCGGTCCAGGCGGTCGGCGGCGGCGTCATGGGCGCCACCGGCGTCGACGCGGTCGATTATTTCCTCGCCGACCGAGTCGAAATTCCCCCTGGGTTCGAGAAATTCTACAGCGAGGCCGTGGTGCGGCTTCCCCATGACAACGTTTGTTACGCGCCGCCCGAGCATGCTACGCCGGTCGCGCCCCTCCCCGCGAAGACCAATGGTCGCATCACCTTCGGCTGCTTCAACGCGGCGGCCAAGGTCACGTCGGAGACCGTCGCGCTCTGGGCGCGGGTGCTGGCCGCCGTACCCGATTCGCGCCTGCTCTTGAAAAGCTTCGCCTACGCGGACGCCGGGACGCGCGCGCGTTTTCTCCGCCTGTTCGCCGAGGCCGGTGTGCCCGAATCCCGCGTGACGCTGGAAGGCCCATCGCCCCACGCGGAACTCCTGGCGGCCTATGGCCGGGTCGACATCGCCCTCGACCCGATGCCCTATTCGGGCGGGCTCACCACCTTGGAATCCCTATGGATGGGGGTACCGGTGGTGTCGCTGCCCGGCGAAACTTTCGCTTCGCGCCATTCGGCCTCGCACCTGACCAACGCCGGCTTGCCCGAACTGATCGCGGCCACCGCCGATGATTACGTCGCCATCGCCCGCCGGCTCGCCTCCGGCCTCGACTCGCTCGGCGCCTTGCGCGCGGGCCTGCGCGCCCGCCTCGCGGCCTCGCCCGTGTGCGACGGGGCCGCTTACGCGCGCGGGCTCGAGGCCGCCTACCGCGAGATGTGGCGGCGCTGGTGCGCGGGGGAACGCCCAAGCGCGATGGATATACCGCCGTCGTAA